The following proteins come from a genomic window of Micromonospora echinofusca:
- a CDS encoding ABC transporter substrate-binding protein codes for MMQNEMSRRRLLGLGLGLGAAASLTLAGCGGDDDSSGPAAGNGGKDYTGPKVDLKLWNGFTGGDGDIFKALVNQFNTEHQNIAVAIATYQWEDYYNKLPGAASSGAGPDIAVMHMDQLATFAARGVITELDDVAKTLELSEGDFAPTVWKGGLYNSKRYGIPLDMHPLGFYYNKGVMQSAGLDPNKPPATKDDYTAALTELKKSGVQGFWVSPFQFTGGMTFYSLLHQWGGSVFDAEATKATFNSDQAVEACTWLTDLIKQGHSPANVGQDADYLAFKSGKNAFNWNGIWQINDLKKSPEIQWGVAPLPQIGSQPAAWANSHNFTIVKQRANDANKVSAAKVFINWLSQHSLDWAKGGQVPARKAVRDSADFKALAEVNALAPELEYAAFPPAAPGLGEVMTTFYNSFNEAALGKKSPKQALDDGVAKANKQLEDNRKKYGS; via the coding sequence ATGATGCAGAACGAAATGAGCCGGCGGCGCCTGCTCGGCCTCGGCCTCGGGCTCGGCGCCGCGGCCTCGCTGACCCTGGCCGGGTGCGGCGGCGACGACGACAGCTCGGGCCCGGCAGCCGGCAACGGCGGCAAGGACTACACCGGCCCGAAGGTGGACCTGAAGCTGTGGAACGGCTTCACCGGCGGCGACGGCGACATCTTCAAGGCGCTGGTGAACCAGTTCAACACCGAGCACCAGAACATCGCCGTCGCGATCGCCACGTACCAGTGGGAGGACTACTACAACAAGCTCCCCGGCGCGGCCTCCAGCGGCGCCGGCCCGGACATCGCGGTCATGCACATGGACCAGCTCGCCACGTTCGCCGCGCGCGGCGTGATCACCGAGCTGGACGACGTCGCCAAGACCCTGGAGCTGTCCGAGGGGGACTTCGCCCCCACCGTCTGGAAGGGCGGGCTCTACAACTCCAAGCGGTACGGCATCCCGCTGGACATGCACCCCCTCGGCTTCTACTACAACAAGGGGGTCATGCAGTCCGCCGGGCTCGACCCGAACAAGCCGCCGGCGACGAAGGACGACTACACCGCCGCGCTGACCGAGCTGAAGAAGTCCGGGGTACAGGGCTTCTGGGTCAGCCCGTTCCAGTTCACCGGCGGCATGACCTTCTACTCGCTGCTGCACCAGTGGGGCGGCAGCGTCTTCGACGCCGAGGCCACCAAGGCCACCTTCAACTCCGACCAGGCCGTCGAGGCGTGCACCTGGCTGACCGACCTGATCAAGCAGGGCCACTCCCCCGCCAACGTCGGGCAGGACGCCGACTACCTGGCCTTCAAGAGCGGCAAGAACGCCTTCAACTGGAACGGCATCTGGCAGATCAACGACCTGAAGAAGAGCCCGGAGATCCAGTGGGGCGTCGCGCCCCTGCCGCAGATCGGCTCGCAGCCGGCCGCCTGGGCCAACTCGCACAACTTCACGATCGTCAAGCAGCGGGCCAACGACGCCAACAAGGTCTCGGCGGCGAAGGTGTTCATCAACTGGCTCAGCCAGCACTCCCTGGACTGGGCCAAGGGCGGCCAGGTCCCGGCCCGCAAGGCCGTCCGCGACAGCGCCGACTTCAAGGCGCTGGCCGAGGTCAACGCGCTCGCCCCCGAGCTGGAGTACGCGGCCTTCCCGCCGGCGGCCCCGGGCCTCGGTGAGGTCATGACGACCTTCTACAACTCGTTCAACGAGGCGGCGCTGGGCAAGAAGTCGCCGAAGCAGGCGCTGGACGACGGGGTGGCCAAGGCGAACAAGCAGCTGGAGGACAACCGCAAGAAGTACGGGAGCTGA